Part of the Dehalobacter sp. 12DCB1 genome is shown below.
TCTCCATAAAGACAGATGACCGTACCTTCCCGTAAACTTTGTCCGAGCAGTTTTCCGAGAAGAAAAGTCTCCTCAGAACTTACCGATTCAATCAGCCGTTCCATATTTTCACGCTCCCGTCTCACTCGGGCTTTACGATCAGACCATTGATCAATACTGTATGGGGCGTGGCCTCAAAACTGAGCGGTTTGCCCTCCCATACGACAATATCAGCATCTTTTCCTACTTCCAAAGATCCGACTCTGTCGGCGACCCCGAGTATTTCAGCCGGCCAGATCGTGATTGCTTTCAGCGCGTCTTCCTCCTCAAGTCCGTTGCGGACAGCCATCGCTGCACACAGCGGCAGATGCTCGATAGGGGTAACGGAATGATCCGTGATGATCGCTATTTTAAGTCCCGCTTTGTTCAATACTCCCGGCGTGCTAAATGTTTTATCTTTAAGCTCTACTTTGGCCCTGTTCGTGAAAGAAGGACCGACAGCCGCAGGGTAGCCATATTGCTGAAGCACATCGGCAATTTTATGACCTTCAGTACAGTGGTCCAAAACCAGATCTACGTCAAACTCGCGGGCTATCCGGATAGCGGTCATTATATCATCCGTCCTGTGGGCATGAGCTCTGAGCGGTATTTTTTTGTCCAGTACAAGATTGATTGCTTCGAGTCCGAGGTCCCGTTCAGGAAGTTTGTCCAAATCCTTTTGGCCTTGTTCCAGTTTCTCCCGATAGTTCTGAGCATCTACCAACGCCTGCCGGAGCAAGGCTGCTGTTCCCATTCGCGTCATCGGCATTTTTTTCTGTTCTCCGTATACAAATTTGGGATTCTCACCGAACGCGATTTTGAGTCCTGCAGGGTCTCTCAGAATCATTTCTTCGACCACACGTCCCGCCGTTTTGACAACAACACCTGTACCTCCAATGACATTTGCGCTTCCGGGGCAGGTAAAAGCAGCGGTGACTCCTCCGAGCCGTGCATCCCTGAAGCCTTCATCTTCGGGATGGATTCCGTCAATCGCGCGAAGTTCCGGGGTCAGGGGATCCGTCATTTCATTCAGGTCGTCACCTTCATGCTGATAGATTTCTTCTCCAATCCCGACGTGGCAGTGCGCATCAATGAAACCAGGCAAAACCCATTTTCCCCTGGCAGATACAATGTGTACCGACTCTTCCGTACTTAGGCCGAACATTTCTCTGAACGCGTTTTCTTCGTCTTCATCTGTCGCCGTAACCAAATGCTTTATAATTTTTGCAATTTTACTATCTTTGACCAAAATACTCCCTGTAAATTCGAGCTCTCCGGTCATCGGTTTGATATTTCCGCCGGCAATAATGATCTGTTGATTGCTCATATGAAATATTTCCTCACTTAAAAGTATTTGTCGTCGATGCTCCGCTTACAGCGGAAGAATGACTTATTATATATCCTTCATTGAGAGGCTGACTCGGCCTCTAGCCAGATCGATACTGAGGACTCTGACCTTCACGATATCGCCGACCGAGATAACTTCCATCGGATGTCTGATATAACTGTTGCTGAGTTCCGAGATATGAACCAATCCGTCATTCTTGACGCCGATATCGACGAATGCGCCAAAGTCAACAATGTTCCTGACAGTCCCCTCCAAACTTACTCCTACCTGCAGGTCCTCCAATTTGGTGATATCCTGACGCAGCAGTGGGCGCGGCAGATCCTCACGCGGATCCCTCCCCGGTCTCAGCAAAGCCTCGAGAATATCTTTAATGGTTGGTACGCCTGCCTGAAGTTCCGCAGCTAATTCCTCAGCGCTGAAACCTCCAAGCGCAGCGCGCACCTTCTCTGGATTTGTTTTGAGGTCGATCGCTGTTAAATTGGCTTTTTTCAGGATTGCCGTGGCAACATCATAAGACTCCGGATGAACCGGCGTATTCTCCAGATAATTATCGCCATCCGGCAGCCGAATAAAACCGGCACATTGAATATAAGTCTGCTCCCCGAGCCTGGATACCTTCTTCAATTCTTCCCTTCGCCGGAATTTACCATTCTTCTCCCTGTAGGAAACAATATTTT
Proteins encoded:
- a CDS encoding amidohydrolase; protein product: MSNQQIIIAGGNIKPMTGELEFTGSILVKDSKIAKIIKHLVTATDEDEENAFREMFGLSTEESVHIVSARGKWVLPGFIDAHCHVGIGEEIYQHEGDDLNEMTDPLTPELRAIDGIHPEDEGFRDARLGGVTAAFTCPGSANVIGGTGVVVKTAGRVVEEMILRDPAGLKIAFGENPKFVYGEQKKMPMTRMGTAALLRQALVDAQNYREKLEQGQKDLDKLPERDLGLEAINLVLDKKIPLRAHAHRTDDIMTAIRIAREFDVDLVLDHCTEGHKIADVLQQYGYPAAVGPSFTNRAKVELKDKTFSTPGVLNKAGLKIAIITDHSVTPIEHLPLCAAMAVRNGLEEEDALKAITIWPAEILGVADRVGSLEVGKDADIVVWEGKPLSFEATPHTVLINGLIVKPE